A single window of Plectropomus leopardus isolate mb chromosome 12, YSFRI_Pleo_2.0, whole genome shotgun sequence DNA harbors:
- the LOC121951352 gene encoding acyl-coenzyme A thioesterase 11-like isoform X1: MSSRVSGDPEKDEEEEEEEEEEDGEESLNPTVVKMSQIVMPCHSNHRQELSVGQLLKWIDSSACLSAERHAGCPCVTASMDDIHFEHTISVGQVVNIKAKVNRAFNTSMEVGIQVSCEDLFSDRHWRICHAYATFVTQRTNTGKKVILKPIVPHTEREQVEHSVAAERRRVRMLHDDIIKELLSHGSIQQAADSSAVANAVAAEKTKVESVELVLPPHANHQVNTFGGQIMAWMVNVATIAASRLCQAHPTLRAIDMFTFRGPSQVGDRLLLRAIVNNAFKNSMEVGVRAEAYQEEGPNRHINSAFMTFEVLDDHQKPCALPRIRPEPVEGERRFQEAIARKKIRLDRKYIISRKQGEVPLSVPWDPRNQVYLSYNNVSALKMLAARKNWRLSSEKDKVRLYTLEHKSMLSFRVESEVDVPAHRAFGLLAELSNRPSWDTHYQKCELIHRVDDDDFLYRVVAPSVRQGAVGSPTSAWQGEGMLQDFILLASKRKPCGSGDMYVIALRSVSLPTHPPTEGYNRGEVLCAGFTILETPNNTSLISYYNQASPEVLPYISTDIAGLSSSFYHTFCSCSQYLTLNRLQSASQVQIDQCQATETDGPTCDNEPDDLSVALHSTQL; this comes from the exons ATGAGTTCCAGAGTGTCAGGTGATCCGGAgaaagacgaggaggaggaagaagaggaggaggaggaagacgggGAAGAGAGCCTCAACCCAACGGTGGTGAAGATGAGTCAGATAGTGATGCCGTGCCACAGCAACCATCGACAGGAGCTGAGTGTGGGACAGCTGCTCAAATGGATAGACTCCTCTGCCTGCCTCTctg CTGAGAGGCATGCTGGGTGTCCCTGCGTCACGGCCTCCATGGATGACATCCACTTCGAACACACAATCAG tgTGGGTCAGGTAGTGAACATCAAGGCGAAGGTCAACAGAGCCTTCAACACCAGCATGGAG GTGGGCATCCAGGTGAGCTGTGAGGACCTGTTCTCTGATCGTCACTGGAGGATTTGTCATGCCTATGCCACCTTTGTTACGCAGcgcacaaacacaggaaaaaag GTGATCTTGAAGCCCATCGTACCTCACACCGAGAGAGAGCAGGTTGAACACAGCGTGGCGGCTGAGAGACGAAGGGTCAGGATGCtccatgatgacatcatcaaagAGCTGCTCTCCCATGGCTCTATCCAGCAGG cagctGACAGCTCTGCTGTAGCCAATGCAGTGGCAGCAGAGAAGACCAAGGTGGAGAGTGTTGAACTGGTTCTGCCCCCACATGCAAACCATcag GTAAATACATTTGGAGGACAGATCATGGCGTGGATGGTGAATGTTGCTACAATTGCTGCCAG CCGTCTGTGTCAAGCTCACCCGACTCTGCGGGCCATAGACATGTTCACCTTCAGAGGACCTTCTCAGGTTGGAGACAGACTGCTGCTGAGGGCGATAGTCAACAACGCCTTCAAGAACAG CATGGAGGTGGGGGTGCGAGCAGAAGCCTACCAGGAGGAAGGCCCTAACAGACACATTAACTCTGCCTTCATGACCTTTGAAGTGCTCGACGACCATCAGAAGCCATGTGCGTTACCCAGGATACGACCTGAACCTGTG gaaggagagaggaggtttCAAGAGGCCATAGCCAGGAAGAAGATCAGATTGGACCG AAAGTACATCATCTCCCGCAAGCAGGGCGAAGTCCCCCTGTCTGTACCGTGGGATCCCAGAAACCAG gtgtATCTGAGCTATAACAATGTTTCAGCTCTGAAGATGTTGGCTGCTCGAAAGAACTGGCGCCTCAGCTCTGAGAAAGACAAG GTTCGTCTTTACACCCTGGAGCACAAATCCATGTTGAGTTTCAGGGTGGAATCAGAGGTTGATGTTCCTGCGCACAGAGCGTTTGGTCTGCTGGCTGAGCTGAGCAACAGGCCGAGCTGGGACACACACTATCA GAAATGTGAGCTGATTCACCGGGTGGACGATGATGACTTCCTGTATCGTGTGGTGGCCCCCTCAGTGCGTCAGGGTGCAGTAGGTTCCCCGACTTCAGCCTGGCAGGGAGAGGGGATGCTCCAGGACTTTATCTTGTTGGCTTCCAAGAGGAAGCCATGTGGGAGTGG AGATATGTACGTCATCGCACTGCGGTCAGTTTCCCTGCCCACTCACCCTCCCACTGAAGGGTATAACAGAGGAGAGGTTCTGTGTGCTGGATTTACCATCCTGGAGACCCCAAACAACACGTCACTG ATCAGTTACTATAATCAGGCATCTCCGGAGGTTCTTCCGTACATCTCAACTGATATCGCcggcctctcctcctctttctacCACACCTTCTGCTCCTGCAGCCAATACCTGACCTTGAACAGACTGCAGTCTGCCTCTCAGGTGCAAATCGACCAATGCCAGGCCACAGAAACAGACGGTCCCACCTGTGATAACGAACCTGACGATCTGTCAGTGGCCCTCCACAGCACCCAGCTGTAG
- the LOC121951352 gene encoding acyl-coenzyme A thioesterase 11-like isoform X2 encodes MSSRVSGDPEKDEEEEEEEEEEDGEESLNPTVVKMSQIVMPCHSNHRQELSVGQLLKWIDSSACLSAERHAGCPCVTASMDDIHFEHTISVGQVVNIKAKVNRAFNTSMEVGIQVSCEDLFSDRHWRICHAYATFVTQRTNTGKKVILKPIVPHTEREQVEHSVAAERRRVRMLHDDIIKELLSHGSIQQADSSAVANAVAAEKTKVESVELVLPPHANHQVNTFGGQIMAWMVNVATIAASRLCQAHPTLRAIDMFTFRGPSQVGDRLLLRAIVNNAFKNSMEVGVRAEAYQEEGPNRHINSAFMTFEVLDDHQKPCALPRIRPEPVEGERRFQEAIARKKIRLDRKYIISRKQGEVPLSVPWDPRNQVYLSYNNVSALKMLAARKNWRLSSEKDKVRLYTLEHKSMLSFRVESEVDVPAHRAFGLLAELSNRPSWDTHYQKCELIHRVDDDDFLYRVVAPSVRQGAVGSPTSAWQGEGMLQDFILLASKRKPCGSGDMYVIALRSVSLPTHPPTEGYNRGEVLCAGFTILETPNNTSLISYYNQASPEVLPYISTDIAGLSSSFYHTFCSCSQYLTLNRLQSASQVQIDQCQATETDGPTCDNEPDDLSVALHSTQL; translated from the exons ATGAGTTCCAGAGTGTCAGGTGATCCGGAgaaagacgaggaggaggaagaagaggaggaggaggaagacgggGAAGAGAGCCTCAACCCAACGGTGGTGAAGATGAGTCAGATAGTGATGCCGTGCCACAGCAACCATCGACAGGAGCTGAGTGTGGGACAGCTGCTCAAATGGATAGACTCCTCTGCCTGCCTCTctg CTGAGAGGCATGCTGGGTGTCCCTGCGTCACGGCCTCCATGGATGACATCCACTTCGAACACACAATCAG tgTGGGTCAGGTAGTGAACATCAAGGCGAAGGTCAACAGAGCCTTCAACACCAGCATGGAG GTGGGCATCCAGGTGAGCTGTGAGGACCTGTTCTCTGATCGTCACTGGAGGATTTGTCATGCCTATGCCACCTTTGTTACGCAGcgcacaaacacaggaaaaaag GTGATCTTGAAGCCCATCGTACCTCACACCGAGAGAGAGCAGGTTGAACACAGCGTGGCGGCTGAGAGACGAAGGGTCAGGATGCtccatgatgacatcatcaaagAGCTGCTCTCCCATGGCTCTATCCAGCAGG ctGACAGCTCTGCTGTAGCCAATGCAGTGGCAGCAGAGAAGACCAAGGTGGAGAGTGTTGAACTGGTTCTGCCCCCACATGCAAACCATcag GTAAATACATTTGGAGGACAGATCATGGCGTGGATGGTGAATGTTGCTACAATTGCTGCCAG CCGTCTGTGTCAAGCTCACCCGACTCTGCGGGCCATAGACATGTTCACCTTCAGAGGACCTTCTCAGGTTGGAGACAGACTGCTGCTGAGGGCGATAGTCAACAACGCCTTCAAGAACAG CATGGAGGTGGGGGTGCGAGCAGAAGCCTACCAGGAGGAAGGCCCTAACAGACACATTAACTCTGCCTTCATGACCTTTGAAGTGCTCGACGACCATCAGAAGCCATGTGCGTTACCCAGGATACGACCTGAACCTGTG gaaggagagaggaggtttCAAGAGGCCATAGCCAGGAAGAAGATCAGATTGGACCG AAAGTACATCATCTCCCGCAAGCAGGGCGAAGTCCCCCTGTCTGTACCGTGGGATCCCAGAAACCAG gtgtATCTGAGCTATAACAATGTTTCAGCTCTGAAGATGTTGGCTGCTCGAAAGAACTGGCGCCTCAGCTCTGAGAAAGACAAG GTTCGTCTTTACACCCTGGAGCACAAATCCATGTTGAGTTTCAGGGTGGAATCAGAGGTTGATGTTCCTGCGCACAGAGCGTTTGGTCTGCTGGCTGAGCTGAGCAACAGGCCGAGCTGGGACACACACTATCA GAAATGTGAGCTGATTCACCGGGTGGACGATGATGACTTCCTGTATCGTGTGGTGGCCCCCTCAGTGCGTCAGGGTGCAGTAGGTTCCCCGACTTCAGCCTGGCAGGGAGAGGGGATGCTCCAGGACTTTATCTTGTTGGCTTCCAAGAGGAAGCCATGTGGGAGTGG AGATATGTACGTCATCGCACTGCGGTCAGTTTCCCTGCCCACTCACCCTCCCACTGAAGGGTATAACAGAGGAGAGGTTCTGTGTGCTGGATTTACCATCCTGGAGACCCCAAACAACACGTCACTG ATCAGTTACTATAATCAGGCATCTCCGGAGGTTCTTCCGTACATCTCAACTGATATCGCcggcctctcctcctctttctacCACACCTTCTGCTCCTGCAGCCAATACCTGACCTTGAACAGACTGCAGTCTGCCTCTCAGGTGCAAATCGACCAATGCCAGGCCACAGAAACAGACGGTCCCACCTGTGATAACGAACCTGACGATCTGTCAGTGGCCCTCCACAGCACCCAGCTGTAG